AGGTTATGAGCGCTTATTGAAGTTAGAGGAAACGCTTTCAATGTAGCAAACACGCAAAATCACAAAGTTCaaaatattgggatagaaaaaTTATACAATGTTTGCACCATCCTGTGCTGAGAAGCTGTGATGCATTAGTGGTCTACTTTTACTGCATTAGCTTCAAAACTTGCATTCCTCGGGCAGAGTGGATCTGTGACGGTATACTACTAGCCGCATTGATTGACCTTACGAAACATTCAAAATGTGATAAAAATCTTAATTAGTGCCCTGCCACACACTTAGTAACGTACGGTACGAGTACCTGGTCAAAAATTTTTGAGCACCAATGGCGGAGGTTTCCAAAGAGATTCGGTACATGGTAGCCAGACAGCTCCAATTCTGCGCCGCTGAAACCATTGCAAAGTTACATCATCTGTATAAAAAGCTCAACAGACGATGTGATCGCCGTCGCCGTTAAGATTCCAAAGAATGTTCTCTTCGAAGACAAGTGGACAACAGAAAGGTTATCTATATATTGCTCCAAAAAATTTGAAAGGAGATTGCATCGTTATGAACCAGAGCATTGGCGGAGATCCTATCCAGAGAATTGGGCATTCGAGGGTTTTGAATGCTCTGTTTGAAATGTACGAGATCAGTCAGGATTCAAGAGTTTGCGAGTAAGTAGCGAATAACCATGATGTAAGTTTAAGTGTAGCCTATTGGCCCTAttcggacgacgaagagcgAACATCGCTAATCATGAAAGGCAAGAGGATTACGTGCAGGGATAGTTTTAGCCTTCATGGGGATCAAGACGCGACTTGGTGGGAAAACGcgttgacgatgacgataaGTTCGGAAGCGGTGCCGTTGGTACACACGAGCTCATTCCCAGTGGAGGTGAATGAGAGCTCGAGAAGAACACTGGCCCCACTGAGATATCAAGTTTTAAGATAGCAAAAATGTCGTATCAATTGGCAGTCGCCCATGACTGAGAATTGCCAATGGCCGGACGCACATGCGCGTGCTGCAAATAGGCTGAAATACGGGGGTATGACAAACGTTCAAATGAAAACGGTGGGTGTcggagagaaagagatgcACGGGCGTCGGCCGCAGCGGCAGGTTGCTGGTTGGCCGGAACAGCGAGCAGAAAATTTGAGCTCCTGATGCTCTGATACTACTCCGAGTTAACAGGTCCGCTGACACAAAAAAGCAAGTTGAGGCGCCCGGATCCCACCCTATGCCAATAGTGGCAGGACAATGTCTCTTTCGGAGCTTCAGGTCGATAAATTGACAATGGTGGCAGGGTCGGACTGTACTATACGCGGATCTTCGCTGTGCTGACTTGCAAAAAAGGATGACAGGCTTTTCTGCGCTTTTCCCTCATTTGGCTCCGAGTGATCAAGATTCCAATGAACTTTTGTATAAGACGCGTCCTCGGTCTCAGACCATTCCACTCCTTCCTCTCTCATTCCATAGCTATCTCTGCTCGGCCACATATACCCCCTCTTTTTGCCAGCAACATGTCCACAAGATCTCTTCCTGGTATGTCTATTTCAAATTATGCCCCACACCTGCTCATCCAACCTTCTAGACTGCTGGGGTCATCGCGGGGTTCGTCTTCAGTCTCTTTGCCATGTCAGCTGCTTGGACCATCTATCCACGCGCCTCCATGGCTCCAACAATTGCGCCAGCAATGCACTCACGCTCGTTTCTATTGTTATCAGGCTTCCTCGCGCTTCCCCGAAAACACGCTTGCAAGCTTCGAAGCTGCCATGAGAGATGGCTCCGAAGGCATCGAAAGTGGTGCGTTGTTTGGAGCGCACTCGATGGAAAGCCATATTTTAACACCACCTCGCAGACGTTCATGTATCGGCAGACGATGTCGTGGTTATGTTCCATGACCCAGGTGAGCAATTGTCCCCGCGTTTTCCGACTCCAGGGAAAATCGCTAATAACGGTACTTTTTGCTCTCTAGCCCTTGAGAGAACGACAGACTCTAAAGGTGAATATTCGCACCCAGCGCCTCGACCCTGCACTCTCTGAGTTCCGCCcgtgctttttttctttttgtgtcCCTTTTGTGTAGGTCAAATCAAGGAGAGAACCTGGTATGGGGAGAATGGAATGCAGCATGTACGGACCGTGAAAGAACCCAAACAAGCGATCCCCACTTTCGCGGAGACAGTCGAGCTGCTCATGAAGGTGCGTTATGCCTGGCGGCGCTGCTACCATTCGTGCATGCGTCTTAACAACGTCCACTCTTACTTCAGCCGGAGAACCGCCACATTAAGTTCAACGTTGACGTCAAAGTGCAGAATGATCCAGACCGCCTCTTCTCGCTGATGCACAACACCATCTCCTCGCATCCCAGCTGGGAGACGGATCTCGCCCCGCGCATTCTGTTGGGTCTATGGCATCCGCGGTTCATCAACTTCGCCAAGGCGAGACTTCCATACTGCAGACGCTCGTACATCGGTACGAGTACGTACGTTGCCCGGAAATACTTTTGGAAGGACTGTGATGCGTTCTCCATGGCGTTTGCATCGCTTGCCACCGTCGATGGACAGCGGTACGTTTTTAGGCTACTTTTTTGTGGTGTTTCATGCAATTTTCTCATCATTGAATTGTATTCCTAGGTTCCGAGCTGAATGCAAGATTGCAGGAAAGAACGTTATGGTATGGACTGTGAATGAACCTGGCCACATGATGGAGGTGCGttgcttttccttttcaCACTCATCATGGTCGAGAAAGAGAGTTGATGTGCTATTTTTAATAGGCTGTGAGATGGGAAGTAGACGCGATTATTACGGACGTCACCAAGACTTGGCTGGACCTTCGCTCAGCGTTGCAAAGTGAGTTCCGACCTAAAATTACCCCGCATTTTCCCTGCCTTTCCCCACACGACAATCAATTTCTATTTCCTTGTCGGGTTAACGATTTCCATTGGCAAAATTAACTCCTCATCAATGCGATTTAACCTTCCATATACTGACATATACCCATTTTTTTCAGCCGATTACGACAGCATTGGGTCGCAGTACGGACGATTCTTCCTCTGGACGTCGCTCAAGTTCTACATGCCTGTTTTGGCCATGTACAACAGGAAAGTTCAGACCTATTTGGAGAGCATTGCAGGCCCTTTCGACGCAGCTGAGATCGAGGCACCACCGGTAGTCGCACCCGTCGTCGCTACGAACGCTTAAATATTTTCTATCATAGACGGAGCTATGAAGCCGACTGTTCGATGACAGCTTGAGAAGGTTGTGCATGGGGGCGGAGTTgatctttcttctttgctttttctcCAGTTCAGTTTTCCATATGATCCATGATTTATCAGGATCAAAGGCGATAAAACCGCTTCTCTCAAATCCTCATCATTATCAACCTTCTGCCTCATGTTTCCACTATGTGACATTCTTCTCCTTCCGTCCTTTTTGGTCAATCTGGACTCTTTATAGATGTTTAACCCATTTCGCTCAACAAACATAGAGCGCTTTGATGATATATCCCTGCTTCATCCATCAACTAATAGAAATCCTTGTAAATAATTAGTCGGTTttattttctctgttttgtggttttgtgtatctcttttttgggCTTTGGTATATAGGTTGTGTGTGGTTCCGTCTTTATACATAGTTAACTAATTGAATGACATCATGCTGAATCGAAATGCATCTATTGACAGTGATTATTGGGAGATTCAGTGTATAGCATTAGTTTTTCAACCATTTGATTGAGGCCACAGATTGAAAAATAGTCAAGGAGAACCAAAGAAGAAGCGGTAAAATAAATGCCCAATCGGTCGGTAGACAACTTGGACAACCCAAGAAAGCAGTGCCCGTATTTAGAAAGTGTATTTCCTAGTTTGGCGTTTCACCTTGCGACGCATGGAATTGATATCTAAAGAAATCGTGTTCTTCTCTAATATTTCGATGTTGACGACCACGATTTATGATGAACAACAAGAAAGATAAGGGCGGTGCGGATCAGCGAGTTCTCAGCCGTTTCAGTAGCTGTCGACAATAAGGCAGGAAGGGCGAGTGAGATCCACCAAGTTGGTCAACAGTGGAGCTATCGATGGCGATGCCTTGAGGTTCCAGCTATATCCGGCAAACAACCAGCTTTGAATTGGGGCTCCTTCGTTTTTAGATTGATGATGTGGTAGATATGTGCGCGTCGTTGTAGTGATCCTATCTCATCGATACCGGGAAAGGTTATTTATTGTAAGTAGTGGTGGTAGTACGCCGTGTGAGTAAGTCGCGCCTTTTTGCGTGTACCAGTTTGAACTTGCTGTATATACGCCATATTAGCTTTCCTGCTCATGTATACGAATAGCTGTGAAGACaccaaaagaaaatgatcCCAGACGGTATTTGTGAAGTATATCCGTAGAATGATGCGCGAGTCCTTTGTGCACATTGTGTACAATTCTAGGTACGATTGGTTTCTGTGCCGCTTTAATAGGCTTGATGTGCCCGGATGCGCAGCCCACCTTTAAACGAAAGGAGCATACCAACCCATCGGGGTGGTAATGGTGACCTTCCTTTCCTATACTTTTCATTAAATTTGGACGCGCTGTGGGGAATTCAAGGACATTCGGGATATTAGTGCGATTGATCGTTATCTTCTCGCTTTGTTATCTTTGGTACATGTCTATTTGAGTCCAAGGCTGTGGATTTGTTGCACCAGGATGCTAGTTTGCGCAGAACATGGACGATGGTCGCTCATAGATGGGATATGCTAGGGAACGCTTGTGGTGGTGTTGAGGGATATGGAGAGGTGATGGTGAGCGGAAAAGTGATGGCGTTGTTGTTGGGTGAGACTGACGGGGTGGGCGGGCCGAGTTGAGTCAGGGCCACCACGCGGTCAGCGAGCACACTTGACCTTTGGACTTGTCCCCAACAGCCACACGTCCGTCACTTCCTCTGACTCGATCTTCCTCTGCCGACGCTTCCGTTGGATAAGGGAGCGCAATTAGCGCTCTCTGCGGAGATTTCATTACTCTCTGAAACTTGATTGCATAATTTATTTGATTCTACCAGATTCGCGTTTCTATTCATAATGTCCTATCCGAAATCAAACCATCCAAACAGCCCCAGCTTTGACTCTAGCACatacaccagcaccagcaagAGCAGTCGGAGTGCTACCAGTCCCAGGAAAACCCACAGAAAGCGAGCATCAACTTCAAAGTTGTCTTCAGACACGACGTCAACGCTTCCTGAGTATTTTTCTGTACCCACTCGCGGTGCAGCAGCCACGACAGGGTGGCAACCTAATAGCGGTCACAGTCAACAGATATTGTATCCAACTCAACGCCATTTGCACTCGTTTTCCGGGTCGAGATTGGGAGTAGGAGttggggaagaggaagaggacaaGCCGCCGGATTACCCAGATAGCGCAGAAGAAGCCGACGAagacacggacacggacgTCAACGCTGCCAACATTGTTTACGTACCCGTAGCTTCACCCTCGCAGAGGCCGCAGGCCGTTTCGCCCCGTAGAAACAAACGCTTTCTACCCAGCCATAAACGGAGGCAATCTGTCTCTTCTTTCCAACAgttccagcagcaacaacagcaggaATTGGAATCCAGCGATCCGTATCTGGACTCTTTGCTTGAACGAAGTGTACACGCACTGGAGATGTCAAATACCTTATTGCAATCATCGATCTCGACAAAATCCAGTTTGTCGACTATATTAGGCGCAGATACGTCAGGGGATGGAGCTTTGGAGGCAAGGGCACTGGGGTTATCCCATAGGATCAGAGAAACATGGGACGCAAGGGCAGCGTGGGCCGACGACCTAGAAGAAATCAGCAGGAATGTAGAGGGTCTATTTATCGAGGAAAACAATAGTTCTCCCTCGTCGAGAAGATATACTTCTCGTTCGAATATTGATAGTTCCACAGCAATGCGTAAAGGAGGGGTCAGCTGTAGCTTACCCAGCGGTGGTGGATATATGAGCTCGATGCGGAGACGGCCTTCCTTGGACCTACGTCTCCAGTCGGATTCGGCTGCCGCCCCCCGTCTGCACTACACTCTCCAAAGCCGGTCCAACTTGGTCTCACCTCCACCGAGAGCTTTGACACAATATGTCGCTTCCACAGAGGACACAGAATCTATATTTCTTCCGTCAACCATTGGTCTCAGATCGTCCCCATCCGTACACCCTACCCCAGACTCCAGTTGGAAACCCCTTTCTGATGTGGCTTCGTCATCTACAACCAGCTTGCTTTCCACGCAGTCATTTTCTTCCCTCGCTCCTTCTAAACTCGCTGATAAACCCCTCGAACCTTCGACTCCGGCGTATAACATGCTTTCTTCCTTTGTTTTCCGGCCTACTCCACCTGGGTCAGCCACGCCGTCATTCGTCAGTCGGAGAAGAGACTCGAGCATAGCTAGTGGCAGCACGGAACGAGAACGGAGGTCACGGAGATCATCAAAATCGCCTGTCTCGCAAAACCGTGGAACAGTGTCGCCCATACGACAGTTAACGCCGCCTGTTGAAGAggcgtcgtcatcgtcctcttcgtcgGATGGATTTTTAGCAAAGAGAACGGTGCAGAGTCTGCGCAAAATCCTCGATGACCAGCccccacctccgcctcccgTTTCAAATAAACTAAAGTCGCCGGCATTCATGCCTCGTACACCAGCACCTGCCGCAGAGGCGGAGACGTCTACTGCAACCGCGTCTATTTCGCGTCTCTTCACGAAGGGCAAACACTCGTCTTCGACGCGATCTGCTTCGCCCCCTCGCCAATCTGCGATGAAGCAACGTCATCGCGGGGCGGTGGCGTCACCTAACGGAGATGCGAACCCTAGCGCATCAGCACTTCCATCTGCTGTACATACTCCCTCGCTATCGCTCTCGGTGTCCACGAGCAACACGCACACAGCGGCGACGCCGTCCCCGCtgccttcgccttcgcctaTGTCAGCATCTGGCTCGGGCGTCGTGCAGACACTCAGCATCCCTGATCTTGTGAGCAAAGTGCTCAAGGCCCGCAGCGGCCTCGGGAGCAGGGGAAGTATAACAGACGCAGATAGCTCGGGCCAGTCCACACCGAGCAAGCGGATCAGCTTCGCCGAACTTCCAGAGTCATATGCCAGCACACGTCCTCCGTCCTCGAGGTTCTCCAAGGGCAACAAGTCGTCTTCGCGGAGACGGAAATCGTCTGGTGCCGGGTCTTCGGGCAAGggtgacgacgacgcggGTGATGTGAGCCCTGGAAGTTGGTGGAGTGGGTGGTTGGGTGGTGGGATGGGAGGATCAGCAGGAGTTCATGGGCTGGGTGTAAGCCTTGCGCGTCAGGAGGAAAGGATGGAAGATCGGATGACGAGGAACTGGGGAGGCAGAATCAACTCTGGATATGGAGGTGGTGGATTGGACGATTGGgccgtttgaactttgagACGTCGCTTTTTAGTTTTTTGCTATTCAATTCTGCGGCCTTCTTTCCCGGCTGTTTTGACTTCATCTCGCCCTTCATCTTATACTCGATTTTATTTAAACTTCCTCGTGTTCCTCGTTCTTTAGGGTGGGGTGACTTTGGCTCTCACTTCTTGGATCGTGCTTGCtgtcattttttttattcctcttcttcctctctttttctttgtcttgtcTCCCCACTTGGAATTTCTGCATACTCCCCTATCATACTTCCTGTCTATCATCTCGTTTCTCAAGTCTTCAACATCTCACATGTCATGATAACGAATTTCTGTCACTGGAGTTGTATCGCTATATTCtactttcttcctttcccaTTCTTCTTGTACAATCCGGATGCATACATGTCACTCATTTGCCATACTATCATATTCAGGTTTCTCCACCGAAAACACGTTCACATACAGTAGAATATGAATAATTATTCTACTTATGACATTCTCGGTAACATACCCCTCCACTTGCTTTGCCGTAGTTTTCTCGTACACTGTCATTGTCACCTGCTGCTCGTGTTTGTCACGAATTATCATTTTGTTGGATTGTCGGATCCGTCTGAACTTTATTGCGCGTGCTACTTTACCTTCCTTTGCCGATTAGCTAGATGGAGATTGCAAAAAGCACAAAGTTAAATGCCATCAACAAATACTATTAGTCGAGGCAATGCTATAACAAGTTACATATAACTTAATGAGGGTGGGGGAATAGTGATAGATGTGTGCGGTAATGACAGACGGAGAGAAACCATTATTGAAGCAGACATAGAGTAGCTGTAGATGTGCGCAGAAAGGACAGACAGTTGATTGAAATCTTTGAAGGAGTTGGATGTGGCATTACGTGGTACAAATATCGTGTCCAGGCCGTTGAATCGTCATCGAGGATGTATGTTGAGGATACTAAAGGTTGTCGAATGAGGGCATTATGATagtatgatgatgatgaggaggaggtggaggtggaggaggaggaggaggtggaggaggaggaggaggtggaggaggaggaggaggtggaggaggaacagGGAGAGCAGGAGAAGATACCCCGTGTGTGTCTGTGGTGATGGATAGGATGGAATTGCACAGACTCGGAAGAGGGTTGGAAAAGAGGTAATCAGGAAAAGAGGTGCTTGCAGAGGAGTGGGCGAAATAGGATGATGAATATAGAGGCAAAAGGTAAGACTGGAAgagatgaaggagaagaggaaatTCTCCTGGTTGAATGGTGTTGTCGGAAGTACTCAATGCTTGATGACTATAGTCACCAGGCATCGATGACTTCGAGACAGGCGATCAAGGGACTGTGGGTGTTGTGTATAGAATGGGGACGAGGGAATAATGGAGGGGAGTAACGGATATAGTGGTTCATAATCATGAAATGGTTGTTAGTGGcgaagcaaaaagaaagggagACATAAAGATAGAACCGGACAAAAGGGAAAAGCAAAATTAGGCGAGAAAATGGTGAAGATGTGATtatctacaaaaaatgttcaacaaaaaaaattcggaATTCAAAGATAAGTTTGGGAAGTTTGGGTGAAGGTGTCCAGGATACACATGAGCGTGGGGCGCTCTCGAGTCTGGGTAGATACCAACAACCACTTAGACAACAAAGGAAAGTTAGAAATcaaaagcgaaagcgaaaaGGCGAAAAGGTGAAAAGGCTGGAAACAACGAGGAAACCGAAGAGAAGATATGAAAAGGCAAAAAGGTGTGAAAAACAGCATTAGAGACTCGGACCAGCATCCCCGCCAATGCCATCCTGCATATTGCTTATCATAACAAACTGGAGGGCATTCGCGAAATAATTTGGGTCAAAGAGGTATAACTGCAATTGATCTCCGGTAAGGGGGGGCCAGACTATCCCAGGAGAGCTCGCCGCAGATACTCCTGAGCTTTCTGGAGTCGAATCAAACCATGGATCGGTcagatgaagatgatctCCGGTCTCTGTCACGAAATCAGGGCACATCGGTTTCTCCCAGCGTAAGGCAACCGGAGCTTCCAATGGAGTAGCGGATGAGCCACTTTGTTGACCTCTTTTGACAAAATCATCTACAGTCTGGTTATCGAACTTAATTCCCATTCTCGACGACTCTGGATCAGTTGACTTGGATAAACCCCTAGAAGCGTACGAGATATTGACAGGGCAATATTTGTTGCCACCTCCATGTTTACCGTGCCCGGCGATAGGCTGCTTGCAGTTTTGGCATATGGGGGTTTTGCGCGGGGGTGCGTTCGAGTCTCTGGGGCGATTTTTCGCGCCTTTGGGTCTTGGCATACTTCTAAACTAGTTgattcaaagtcaaagtcgtAGACTTGGCCAGAGACAAAAGCTCACCTTTAAGAATTCGACGAATGTTGTGGAATTGATCAGAGGGATCGTCCACGAAGGAAAATATTGAATCAGGCATCTTTTTATAATCTCTAAGAAGAGGAAGGTTGGCAACCACCTAACTACTCATCACTTTACTTCCAAGTAATTGGGGAGGAATCGTTTCCGGCGCCTAAGGGTACAGCGACAACTTGAATCAAGGGGAACAAAGGGACAGACTGCTGCTACAGCAGTCTTGAGCCAACAACGGTCGCATAGTACTTTCTTGTTTTACGGTGCTAAGGAAGAATCGTTAGAAAACAAGGTTGTCAGTATAAGTTTGACAGGTACTTCACCGTTGTTCTTTTCTAATCACATCGGTCTTAGCCGAAGGCCCGAAATGGATCTGTGACGggtaagtaagtaagtacACGAGTTGAGTATAAAAACGTACTTTTAAAACAGAGGGTAACACACTCGTGCGACTGACGAGTAGTTCGAAGTCTGAACGAATTACCTGGCCGTTGTAACGAGTGACAATATTCCGTTCCCTCATTGATTGGTGACACGTTCGAAACCAACGTACGTGGGTCAACATTAATTGCAGACGaataaagagaaaagaggTGTATAGTATGTTACGCGGGCTCGGTAATTCACTTTATTTGATATAATACTTATGTTATTGACTAGCCTGGCATAGCGTTGAAGTAGTGTGAATCGAGTACCACTAAGCAGAAGAAACATACCTCACAGAACATGTGTTGCGTGGATGGAGGAAAGTTCTAGAACGGTTTATTAGTTAGTGCAACTTCGCCAACTTTCGAAGGTCATGAAGTGATCGTCCAGTCAAGAACTTGATGTCAATAGGTTGTGAAATAGTGTAAGCAGAGTGAGATATAGAATTAAGTGAGCAATCCATCGTGCTTGGTTCTTCGCATGCCTTGAGCGATGACAGCTAAGGAACGTCAGTCACTTGGATGCAATATGTAAAGAGTCCAAGAGCCATTATAGTCCTGCCATTCATAAAACATTAATGTGGTCTTCCAACCAAAATCATGccttcgtcctcttcagTTTCCGTCCCAGCTTCGCTCATATTGGCCTTCCTTCTTTCGGATGAGGTTAACGATGAAGCGATCGATGAACTCGAATTGGATTTTTTCGTAACTAAGTCTTCAGTGTGTTCTGAGACGGCAATGATGGAAACCGCAGCGCTTTCAAGGGGACCTCCGTGAGATTTCGCTAGTTTTGGATCTTGTGTTGTGGGTTTCTGAGATTCTagggtttctttttctgcagAAACCTTTGGTGAAATATCGCGGAGTGCCTCAAGCATAACCTCGCGCACATGGGTCGAGAATTTGCCTATATCGCTGGCATTCAATCCTTCTGTAGAAATTGGGGG
The sequence above is a segment of the Psilocybe cubensis strain MGC-MH-2018 chromosome 4, whole genome shotgun sequence genome. Coding sequences within it:
- a CDS encoding Phosphatidylglycerol phospholipase C, with the protein product MSTRSLPDCWGHRGASSRFPENTLASFEAAMRDGSEGIESDVHVSADDVVVMFHDPALERTTDSKGQIKERTWYGENGMQHVRTVKEPKQAIPTFAETVELLMKPENRHIKFNVDVKVQNDPDRLFSLMHNTISSHPSWETDLAPRILLGLWHPRFINFAKARLPYCRRSYIGTSTYVARKYFWKDCDAFSMAFASLATVDGQRFRAECKIAGKNVMVWTVNEPGHMMEAVRWEVDAIITDVTKTWLDLRSALQTDYDSIGSQYGRFFLWTSLKFYMPVLAMYNRKVQTYLESIAGPFDAAEIEAPPVVAPVVATNA